The sequence GCATCAGCATCTCCAAATGAGGCATGAGAAGTGCTGGGTCTTTAGGCTCCTAAGGAACAGGGAACCCTCCTTCTGCGATCCACGCcaagaccaaaaaaagaaaagcaaaagctctCAACTCTGATAGCTCAAAATGACCGTAGACAGCCGCCAGCTGTCAGCTCCTGCGTGCGCTGTGGCTGTCCTCTGTGGGTAATGTGCATGGTATTCACAGGTCAGCCCAGCCTGCCTCCTCCCAGGGTCACCTCCAGCTCTGCAGCCCCGCACGCTCTTTCCCACCAGGCTCTGAAGCATCGCTGTAGCAGCTGTATTACCCACTTGGCATTCGGCACATACTGCCATTTTTGTCTCTGTGGGTATGCCAAGACTTCAACTCAACTGTCAATTCAAGAGCACAGGCTGTTTTCTTCCGTATAGTGCCCACGTACTGCCCAGGATACCGTCCCTGTAGCAGACACTGACGTGTTCCCAGAACTACAGGATGGTGCTCTCGGTGAAGCGCCCCAGCAAAACAGTCTCCTTAATCTTCGTTTGTTTATCTAATTGAGAGCCCCCAGAGCCCCCACTTACTTCATCCAGCTGTCTCTTCGTCTCTTCTTCCATCCTTCGAATGTCGTCCATGGTCAGGTCAACCCACTTATCGAGCCAACAGAACAGCTGCCTGTGGAAGTTTGTAAACAGACGCCTCTCTTGCTATAGAAAGGAGGGAACCACGTTAGAACGCAGAAGGCAAAGGCTGCTGCCACAGCCCTTCTCTCCATGCACTCCACACGAATACCCACACTAGACTGGGGACGGGCGGACAGGAGGAGGAGTAATGCCCGGCTGGTTATCTGGACCAGCCATGGGTCAATGACCTTTGCCTTCACGTGTCTAACAGGTATGGCTTCACATAGGAGGGAGCCCCCAAGAAAGAAGGATGCCTACCTCACACTAGGCCCTCTGCCCAAAGCACCAGCAAGACAGCAGCCCATGAACTCCTAGGCAAGCCAAGGGCCCCAAACCACTGCCACATTTCTTCCTGTCTCTGGTGTCTAATGCCAGATTAAAACTGGCCAGCAGCTATGAAATATGGCCCAAGTGAGGCTCAAACATGTCGGAGGATTAAAAGGCTCTAAAACTCCTTAGACCTGCCCAGCAGAGTAATTCAGGGCACCGGCCAACCTGGCTCCCAGCACCTCTTGCCTTTCAGctgcaagaaaagaaagactgaGTTTTATCTGTAGGTCAGTCATAGCAAGTCCCTTCCTGTGGCCttcttttgcctcagtttccttccctgTCACATGTGGTGTCCCTGGAAGGACAGCATTAAACCGTAAGACATTTCAGTGCAAGGGAAGGTGGGCAGCTGGGAAGCCGCCAAACTGTGAGGTATGCTCATGTTGGCAACCCTGTCATGCAGGCCACATGGGCTGGGCCATCTTCTTCACTGGGCCAAACACCCCCCACCGCACACACACGCAGTCACTGGGAAGGCCTCAGCCGAGCTACTTACCTTATGGATGAAGTTCTCCACCACCCCCCACCGCACACACACGCAGTCACTGGGAAGGCCTCAGCCGAGCTACTCACCTTATGGATGAAGTTCTCCACCacccccccacaacacacacacgcaGTCACTGGGAAGGCCTCAGCCGAGCTACTTACCTTATGGATGAAGTTCTCCACTTTGTTCTGCAGGCCCCACCACTTGAACTTGACGGTCACCAGtttgtatgcacacatatatgggCAGTCCTTCTGGTTTACAAGCTCTTGCTGCATTAGAAACATACCCATGGGTACGCAAGTAACAACGGGCAGACCTCAGGCCGTCCCCAGCTCACCCCAGCCATGCCCCTCCTCCACAGGGAGCGGCCCACCCACATGCTGCCCAGCCCCCTGGCAGTGAAGGTGTGAATGGTACCTTCCAATTGGGGCCCAAGGGTCCTCGGCCTGTTTTGATAGATTTAAATTTTGCTGGGTCTTCCTCTGCCTTGTAATCCTGAGAGAAATTGTGGAATTGGGGTTGGaggggagtgggagagggagtgagagaTGGGGAGAACAGATCTTTCATTAGCATTCACTCCATACCAGATCTTGATGCTGATGGCACAAAGCAAATATGGGAAAATGTTATAAACAAGATGTAGAACTGTTTACATTAGCCTCAGAGGAGAGTTCTATGTGATTTTCTCCGATAgggtttgttttccattttgccaGTGTGAAAGTATCACCAGACTGTCTGAGCAGGCACATATTTACCGTGTTGAAGACAGAGACTTTCAACCTGGGGTGAGCATCCAGATCACCAGGGAAGacctttttaaaacacagatttttgaGTCACTCCAACTAAAACCCAGTGACTGAGAATATCTGCAGGTGACGGCAGcacagatttgttttttgtttttttaaatctctgcaaGTGACTCTAAAATACAGCCAGCGCTCAGAATACCCGGCTGTCATTCCTTAAATCTTCCAGTGCAATCTCCCTCTGGCTTGTTTTAACAAAATCATTACTGGAAATGTTCAGTGTATGGAACCTATCCACTACTGGTGAGTCTCACTTCACAGATTTATAATGCAGTCAATTTCCTGTGTTAATTAACCACAACAAAAGTTTAATTTTCAGCTGTCCCTCTACATTGACTAATGTGGGCTCAGGAGATACAAACTTATAGCATCTacttaacaaaaataacaaagataataaatttctctctctcataaaGTATTTCCCAAAgctgagaagttttttttttttttcttttttttttgagagggagtctcgctctgttggccaggctggagtgcagtagcgcgatctcggctcactgcaagctccatctcccaagttcacgccattctcctgcctcagcctccccagcaactgggacgacaggtgcccgccaccatgcccggctaattttttttgtatttttagtagagacggggtttcaccgtgttagccaggatggtctcgatctcctgacctcgtgatccgcccaccttggcctcccacagtgctgggattacaggcgtgagccaccgcgccctgccttatttttttattttatttttttgagacagcatctcactctgttggccaggctggagtgcagtggcacgatctcagctcactgcaacttccacctcctgggttcaagcgattctcctgcctcagcctcctgagtagctggcattacaggcgcctgcgaccacgccagggtaatttttgtatttttgtagagacggggtttcaccatgttggccaggctggtctcaagctcctgacctcaggtgatccacatgcctcagcctcccaaagtgctgggattacaggcatgagtcactatgtccggccgattttttttttttttttttttttcagatagagtttcgctctgtcgcccaggatgaagtgcagtggcacaatctcagctcaatggaacctccgcctcctgagttccagtgatcctcctgcctcagcctcccaagtagctggaattataggcatgcgccaccacgcccagctaattttgtattttttttttttgacacagtttcactctttttgcccaggctggtgcaaaggcatgatctcggctcactgcaacctccgcctcctgggttcaagcgattctcctgcctcagtctcctaagtagctgggattacaggcacctgccaccacgcctggctaatctgttgtatttttagtagagacagggtttcaccatgttggccaggatggtctcgatctcttgacctcgtgatctgcccaccttggcgtcccaaagtgccgggattacaggtgtgagccaccgcacctggccctaattttgtatttttagtagagacggggtttcaccatgttggccaagctggtctcaaactcctgacctcaagtgatatgcctgcctcggtctcccaaagtgctgggattacaggcgtgagccaatgtgcccagcctcTGAGGAGATTATATTTatgtgtgctttaaaaaataaatattcaccatCACTGCTTCCCTCCACTCACACAGATCAACCAGAGTTGACAAAATACTCAAAGAATCATACTTTTTGCTAGTATCCAGTTTgagaaaattcatcaagctgcaTACTTATATTCACTTTGCTGTATATGTTAAACTTCCATaaaaagctttttgaaaaatcCACCAACGTTTTGAAGGTGGGGGTTGGGATATTGGGCAAGGAAGCACAAGATGGTTTTTATATCTTTTCGGAAATGCACAAATCAAaataactttgtgtgtgtgtgtgtgtgagatggagtctcgctgtgtcgcccaggctggagtgcgatggtgtgatctctgctcactgcaacctctgcctcccgggttcaagcgattctcttgcctcagcctcccaagtagctgggattacaggcacgtaccaccaggcctggctaatttttgtatttttagtagagatggggtttcaccatgttgggcaggatggtctcgaactcaggACCTCAGATGATCggtcaccttggcctcccaaagtgttggaactacaggcgtgagccaccgtgccaggccccaAAATATCTTAAGTGCAGAGTGACCACAGGAAAGAGGTATCACACCCCTGGGATACAAAGAGCAAACACACATTCCCTATCAGTGGGCAGAGAGTTACATTCCTGTCTTTTAATCCCAATGAGGCCTCTGCCTAGTAAGAATGGTAATGAATGAGGAGGAATCTAACCCCCTCATTCCCTGAGCAAATACTTCTTGGGTGCAAAACAGTGAGCAAGCCAGACCTGGTCCCTCTTTTGACCAAGGTCATGGTCCACCAGTGGACTGTCCTTTTCCAGGGGTCTGCTCCAGTGTGTGTTACTCTGAAAAGGCGCCACCGACTTCTGGAGGGCAGGGGACCTGTCTTTCCCTGCATTCTGCATCCCTCACCTGGAACCCAGAGATCCTGACAATATTCCACAACCCAGTAGGCAGGaagtaaatgtttttttaattactgagttggaaaaataaatttgagaagtgGTGCTCCGATTTTTCAGGCTAAGCATCATTTTAGCAGGGCAAAATACTCTAGCTACAATACCTACTTAGTCCAGTAATAATTTTCAGAGGCCAAACAGGGCACACAAATTTGGGCCACTAATTTTCTGGTGGCATCCCCAACTCAAGACAAGAAATCTCCTAAtactcacttttaaaaataaaacaagcaagacACATCAGAATTTCCTTTTGTGCCAAGTTGGGTATGGTTTCCTGGTTTCTTTAGCATTGAGAAGTCATTTCTGCGTCTCGAAGGCCACCCACGTCTTTAAACGGATCCTACCTTGCTGAGCACTTGGCTTCGATCTGCAATGTCTATATATACGGCTTCCACGTGTTTCCACGCCTCAGGCTCCAGCTTATGCACCTGTGGGAACAAGTGGGGAACCACTATGCAGTTTTTGTCAGTTATAAAATATCCTTTAGCCAGAATGGACACCTAGGAACTGCCATTCCCATAGCCACAGATGTAAGATTCCTAATGATAAGTAATTATACAATTACATACAAAATTATCCAAAGAAATgggagaatggatttttttttttaagagatggggtctcaccgtgtttcTCAGGCAATGGCTATCCACAGGAGTGATCACAGCACACTCTAGCATGAACTCCTGGGCcggagtgatcctcctgcctcaggctcctagtgatcctcctgcctcagcctcctgcctgggACCGAGGGAtcctactgtctcagcctcctgcctaGGCccgagtgatcctcctgtctcagtctcctgaggagctgggcccgagtgatcctcctgtcacagcctcctgaggagctgggcccgagtgatcctcctgtcacagcctcctgaggagctgggccctagtgatcctcctgtcacagcctcctgaggagctgggcctgagtgatcctcctctctcagtctcctgcctgggcctgagtgatcctcctgttacagcctcctgaagagctgggcccgagtgatcctcccgtctcagcctcctgaggagctgggcccgagcaatcctcctgtcacagcctcctgaggagctgggcccgagtgatcctcctgtctcagcctcctgaggagctgggcctgagtgatcctcctgtctcagcctcctgaggagctgggactataggtgcacaacACTGAACCCAGCTGGATTGTCTGTttgtctgagatggagtcttgctgcgacgcccaggctggagtgcaatggcgcgatctcggctcactgcaaactctgcctcccgggttcaagcgattatcctacctcagcttcccgagtatctgggattacaggcgtgggctaccacgcccagctaatttttgtatttttagtagaaacagggtttcaccatgttggccaggctgatctcaaactactgacttcaagtgttccacccgccttggcctcccgccCAGCCCCCGCTGGATTTTAAGTGACATGACTGAGAACGAATGCTCTGACTATTGAGGGTAAACGTCACTTCTGCAGGTCAAAACGCCTTCCGGATGTTTACGGTGCCCACACCATTTCCATGTGTTCCCGGCTGTACAGACTGTAAACCCTTCTAGAGATGGTGTCTGTTTAGCAACATGCTGACCCGCTGTAAAGACTGTAAACCCTTCTAGAGATGGCGTCTGTTTAGCAACATGCTGATTATTTTGATCAGGCTGTACATGCACATAATACAAAATTATGACACaaattcaaaattacaaaagGATACAATATAGAGTAACTAGAGTAACTCCTCTTCTTGCTTGTCCCTCGTCCCCAGTCTAGTAACAGCCACCTCTAAGAGATCCTACATACAAACATCCATGTGcgtggatttttcttttaatatgaaGGGCGGCATGCACACACCTTGTTTCATAACTTCCATCCTTCACTGAACAGTCAACTTGAAGACTGCTCTCTATTGGTTTTTCCATGGCTGCAAGGATGTCACTATTTGGCTGAACCACAATGCATTTAACGTTGTCCTACTAACgggccttttttttctctttttttttttttaagacagtgtctcgctctgtcacccaagttggagtacagtggcgtgatctcggctcactgcaagcttcgactcccgggttcacgccattctcctgcctcagcctcctgagtagctgggactacaggtgcccgccatgaagcctggctgttttgtatttttagtagggacagggtttcaccgtgttagccaggatggtctcgatctcctgacctcgtgatccgcctgcctcggcctcccaaagtgctgggattacaggcgtgagccaccgcacccggtctaaCGGGCTCttatgttgtttttttgtttttggagacagggtgtcactctgttgcccaggctggagtgtggtggtgcagtcacagctcactgcagccttgacttcccagcctcaaatgatcctccagcctcggcctccagagtggctgggaccacaggcacataccaccatgcccagctaattctttttttatttttggtagagacagagtcttgttatgttgcccaggatggtcttacATTGTTTTTGATCTTTGGCTACACAAAGAAGACTGCAATGAGTCTCCTTGTATATATGTTATTTCACACATGTGAAAATAACTGTCTAAATTCTTGGGCATGGAAATGCTAAAGGAtaggtgtattttattttttgggagtTACTGCAAATTGTGCTCTATAGAAAACTGTAATTTTGGTCTTTTAAAGATATAGCTCCCATGTACCAGGAACTGCACCAATCCAAGCAGTACGAGAAGGCCCCATAAAAAGTTCCGGAGATCACATTTTGCAAATCAGAGACATAGCAATCCCATGCTGGTAAGATAGGTCTAGGCAGAGGCCACTGCCTTCCCGGCCAGGCAAAAGAGGACCACAGAGAGGACCCCATGGTAGCCCTGGAGAGGCTACAAGGCAGAGACTCAAGACCTCACCCCTGGGGCTTTTGGGAACTACTACTCACATTCTCCTGCGTGCCAAGATCTGGTTTGTGCCAGGTTTCAATTTTAATCAGAAAGTCTTCTTTCATGTACTCAttctggaagaaggaaaaaaaatacatgaaagtcACTAGGTTCACAGTTGAGAGTAACCATCTCCCATTACTGGAGATGGGCATTACTGGATCATGGGCAGCTAGGAGATTCCAGCCTCTGCCTTGTAATAACAGTTAACTTGACTGGGAGCCCACGACACACTAGGCATGTATTATCCCATTCAATCCTCACCCCAGCCTGAGAGCTCTGTAGAatcaccctcattttacagatgaggttcAAAGAGGTTAGGTGACTTAACCAAAGTCACAGAGatcgggccaggcatggtggctcacgcctgtcatctcagcactttgggaggccgaggcgggcggatcacttgaggtcacaagatcgagaccagtctggccaacagtggtgaaacccgtctctactaaaaatacaaaaattatccaggcatggtggcgggtgcctgtaatcccagctactcgggaggctgaggcaggagaatcgcctgaacccaggaggcagaagctgcagggagccgagattgcaccactgcactccagtctaggaaacaacagcaagactccgtttcgaaaaaaaaaaaaaagtcacagagatCACGACAGAGTTGGGTCTCAAAACAGTTTCGTCTGACTTCAGAATCCATGCATTTAGCCACTCTGGGTAGTAAGCAGTGTGGAAAGAGCACAGAAGACTTCCTAACCCATCGAAGATACTCACCATGGCCCCTTTCCCTCCAACTAGCCTGTGGCTAAGGCCTTAAGTTTTCTTCTCAGTAACTGAACCCTTCAAGCTAATtattgcctccctccctcccttcctgcttcTTAAAAATTGGAACTTCTCAAAGGAGGAACACATTCACCCATTAACGCCTCAGCAGGAACCAGTTTCCCAGAGACAGCCAGTGTTTACCGGCAGGGACAAGGCACTCAGATGAGTGTGCTGAATGGTGGGCGGGTGGGCAATGACAGAGGGGACGGCTGTGGAAGAGAAACCCCGCTGACTTCACGACTTTGCCAAGGATCAGTGCTCAGTGGACTCAACAGATGCACAGATGGGGAAGGGATGTCGGTCAGGTCAGTTGAATGGAGCTCTCTCTACAACCTTGAAAAGGTGTGACCTGGGGAGGCAGGGCCTCGAGCCACTGTGTCCATGTCAGACCCACAGCCAGGATGCACTTAATGGAGCC comes from Homo sapiens chromosome 17, GRCh38.p14 Primary Assembly and encodes:
- the PITPNA gene encoding phosphatidylinositol transfer protein alpha isoform, with the protein product MVLLKEYRVILPVSVDEYQVGQLYSVAEASKNETGGGEGVEVLVNEPYEKDGEKGQYTHKIYHLQSKVPTFVRMLAPEGALNIHEKAWNAYPYCRTVITNEYMKEDFLIKIETWHKPDLGTQENVHKLEPEAWKHVEAVYIDIADRSQVLSKDYKAEEDPAKFKSIKTGRGPLGPNWKQELVNQKDCPYMCAYKLVTVKFKWWGLQNKVENFIHKQERRLFTNFHRQLFCWLDKWVDLTMDDIRRMEEETKRQLDEMRQKDPVKGMTADD
- the PITPNA gene encoding phosphatidylinositol transfer protein alpha isoform isoform X1, translating into MLAPEGALNIHEKAWNAYPYCRTVITNEYMKEDFLIKIETWHKPDLGTQENVHKLEPEAWKHVEAVYIDIADRSQVLSKDYKAEEDPAKFKSIKTGRGPLGPNWKQELVNQKDCPYMCAYKLVTVKFKWWGLQNKVENFIHKQERRLFTNFHRQLFCWLDKWVDLTMDDIRRMEEETKRQLDEMRQKDPVKGMTADD